The DNA window cctgctgtTGTCTCCTCGAAGCTTATTTTGTCGAAATTAATGGTGCTGGCCAGCTCATCGGGCGCCtgtgctgcgccagctgcgctgctgcggcgcGGACTTTGTGTAGCCAGCACGAGCGGTGAAGCGGGCGCTGCCAGCTCCGGTTGCGTTTCCGTCTCAAAGATAAGTCTGCCCAATGCTGGCTCCGGcttgctgcgcttgctgcgACGCTGTGTCgcctgctcctcctcctccgaCTGTTTCTGCTCCGGCAGttcctgctgctcctgctcttCGTAGTCTATGCCCAGCGTCTCGCAGGTAATGCGCATGACGCGCTGCCTGATGACAGCCAATGGCGTATCCGGTTTGATCTGCTGCTTGGGCAGACGCCAGCGACGCTCAAAGTCATCCGCCATGCGCTGCTGGAACTCAGGAGTAAGGCAAAAGTTGGGTATGCCTGGAGCGGCACGCGCGCCCGAGCGTCGATTCACCGGCGTGCAGGCCTGACGTCTGAAGCGCTCCAGCTCCGGCGTCTGATGCTCGCGCATTTCGTGAATAATCTGCCTAACGCAATTTCTGGCGGCGCTCGTGTCCAGCCGCTGCGCCACTTGCTCCAGAAACTCAAAGTTGCAAGCGCCGCCTGCGGCCAGCGGCGAGTTCAAATTGTAGCGCTGCTGCACGGGCGTATGCGGCGAATCCGGCGTGCTTGAGCCAGAGCCGGATGAGCTGCGACGTTTGCTCTTGGGCTGTCCTGTGACCAGCTCTGCAACGCGTGGATTACGCAGCGGCGTTAGCTCCGGTGCAGCAACTGGTTCTggctctgctgctggcgccggcGTGGGCGTTGGCTGCGGCGTCTCCGACTCGCGCTGTCTGCTGCTCTGACGCTGCGCCGGCGACTGTGGAAAatcgctggcgctgctgcccaCCAAATGACCCACAAAGGGCAGCTTCTCGCCACGCTCGGCGCACTCCAGCAGCCAATGCGCTGTCACAACAGGAAAGTTCCACTTGAGCGCGCCCTCATACTTGGAACCCTCTGGATTAGAGCAGACGAGCAATGGACGCTCCCGCTTGACAAACACTTTGTTCAGCTGCGCGCCCAGCAGCTCCGCCAGCGTATTGACAAAATCGCGCTCCAGCCCGGCATAGATGGACACCACTATAGTCAAGCCCTGCAGCGGACGACGCCGCGCATTATACGGCACAGGCAGATGATAGTACtccggcggcagcagcagcttgttctGCTTCATGCAGCTCTCCAAATAGAGTTCGGTGACGACATGGCGCgcctgcagcggcagcgtcgcgggatccagcagctgctcaaagctGGCTATGGCATAGTCCACCGGATCGGCATAGCTTGGTGGCACCAGCAGCGCTTGAGCCGCTTTGCATTCGCTGATGAGCTGATCGTACAGCTCGCTGCTGAAGCTCGCCTCGTGCACATAAACGGAAGTGCCCGTTAGATAGTCCAGCTTGTCAAAGTCTATGGACAGCGTGCTGGCGCTGAGATCCGGATATGCCAAGGCGGCCAAAGTCCCAGaggctgttgcagctgcagcttcagctggaGGCTTTATAAGCTGCGTGGAGCTGGCCATGGGCAGCGGCGTTGCCGGCTCCTGCGGCTGTGAGTAGTGTGTGAGCAGCTCCGGTTCGGGCTCTGGTTCCGGCGCGAGTGTGCACTGCTCctccggctgctgctgctgaaacaGCTGCTTCCTGGGCGCCAGCGGCTGCTTGAAGCTGTGATTCATGGAGCGCAGTGTGCGCTTGCTGGCGGGTGAGGCTGCATCCGGCGCTGCGcctgctgcatgtggcatggaCCAGCGATGTGGCAGCTCGCTGACAATGCGTCCTGCATTCAGGCACTCCAGCAGCCAGTCCAGACGCACCAGCTGCACGCTGCCCAGCAAACCCTCGCACTGCCATTGATTGTACTCCTCCGCCGCCAGCTGTCCCACTATGATGTGGGTCAGACCCTCGCGTGGCTCATCGAAACGTATAGCGCCGCCTGTATTCAGCACCTGGTTGAGCTTGGCACGCTCCGCAGCGCGAAAGCCGCTCAGATAGATGCAGCAGCCGTCCAGAAAAGCGCCCGCCTGCTTAGCGCGACGCGGACAAATCTCCGCCAGCGTTTGCTGATACAGCTGACTGGCCTGGCTGGTGGCCTGCTTGATCAgctggccgccgccgccgccgctgttgCTGGACAGCGTTTCATTGACCGTGCTCAGATCGCTGCCCATGCGGCGTCCGGCGGAAATGAAGCTAATGCGTGAAATATCCGTCAACTGTGTAGTGTCCGCCAGCGTCTGATTCTCATCCCTGTGCTGTGGCTTGGTGGGTGTCGAGACTTGCTTGCGCGGACGCACCAGATACTGTTTGGTGGGCAGCGCATAGCCGCGCTCCTGACTATCGAAGATCCACTCCGGCAGCAGTATGTCCTTCTTGAAGCGCAACGCTGCTTTGTACTTTTCCGTATCCGTCTTGGACTGCTCGGTGATGACAATGTCCACCAGCTGGGAGCGAAAGGCGCGATGATAAATGCCGCCGTTCTCATTCACCAGCCGCATGATCGCATCCTTGCGCTCACACTCCAGGCCACTGCAAGTGATATTAGCGTTAAAGAAAGTGGGCAAGCGATACTTATCGAACTGCTTGTCCGCAGCGCAAGTGCTGGCGTCCGCGCGACTGCAATCCCAGACACGATGCACCCAGTCCACGTGCATGACCGGCACGCCATTGAGTGTAGCATGCTCATATTTGTTGGACTTGATGGTATTGGATATCAAATGTGTGACGTTGCGTCCaaagttttgaaaataatGTCCGCCCATCCAGTTGATGAGCTTCTTCAGCTCATCCTTCTCTTGTGAATTAATGCCACTGGCGGAGATCTGCAGACCACTCATGGCTGTGCTGTAGACAGCGCTGCTGCCCAGCGGTATGGGCTCACATTTGCGCACACACTCCACAATGCAGGGCGGGCCCAGCACTTGAGCCTTGCTcgcctgcagctgctcgaACAGATCGCCCTCGAATTGCGCCAGCACAAATACATCTTTCTTGGTCAAGCCGCCGCCTGCTATAAGTGGAGCACAGTGACTGGGTTTGATCTCGCGCAGCTGCGTATCGGCCAGCACTTCACGTATTACAGTTAGCGCTTGTTCGTACTGCACCAGTGCCGCCTTTTCGCTCTCTGTTTGTCCCTTGCAGTTGTTCACAAAGTATGCGCAAATGGTCTCGTCCAGCGCAGCGCTCATTGTGGCATTAATTGTGCGAATTGCAactcaaattgtttaattttgttgcgaTTTTATGaaactgcatttatttgtgGCAAAAAGCCCGCCGCCGCTGTAACTGTAACGAGTAAATACCTCTCTGTTAATGGCAGCGTTGCTTTAGCAGCAGACAGCTGTATATCGGACAGCGTTATCGCTCACGCTGTTAACTAACACTTATCGCGCGCGCTGTTAACTTGCACTTATCACTATGTTAAGCGTTCTGCACTGCAAATAACATATGTAAATGCGCAGCTGCTATACAACAGTTTAGTTTCTGCTAGCGCACTTAACATAAACAGCgcgctaaattttaaatttaaatttgaatacaaaacAAACGGTCGCTTAGGTTTGCACTGTACaatatctatttatttatgtttgatttCAGATTTGATTCTcgttgttgtgcttgctacATACAAAATGTGTATATTATTTCAAGTTgattgcataaattgctggcCTACTCATATCGTATCATAGTTTTTATAGtctaaattgcaaattggAGAGACTGTATGTTGATTATGAACTAGtatgtttgtaaatttgctgctgcaagtgtaaGGAGCGGgagtaattatatttataatacaaaattatatagattACATACATTGATGCATATGCTTATATAGTAGAGATATATACTTTCGTTCACTGATAGTCGAgattaacaataaaagtttaagttaattaaataaattaaataccgCTAATTAGGActtaaaatgctaaattattaaaatcaaatgctgctgttagtaaaaaaaaaaaaatattaaaaattataggAGTTGAAGTTgagcaaaaacataaacaaactaaGCTATGATTAcaattcaatgcaaataattaaacatactatatataagtGTATGATTAAGCAAATTCGTGTTGCATTTTGGAACTTAGAGCTAGAAAAAAAACGCATTTGGAGAGAAAATAAGAGGGGAAAGCTGGGACGGCACATCTACGCGCAAGTGCGTGCTCGTCGCTGAAAGCGCTTCATGCGTCGATACCAATCATTCTTCCATTCGATGACAATGGAACGTGGTCCAATGCCCAGATAGCCAGGCGGCGCTTCCAAGTCACGACCCAAAATCAAATACGATCTGCAAGAAAAAGCAAACCgcataagcaaaagtttagccAAGTTAAAGTTGTTGGCTAGTTACTTGTTAACTTTGATTCTGGGACAGCGACACTCCAGATCCTTAAGCGGTATGATCCAGGTCATAGGACCGCGTTTCAGCATTGTATTCGGCATTCCATGCACGCTGCCTGGACTTGGACTGCGCTTGAACACCGCCTGGATGCGCAGATCGAAGCGCGCCGTTTCGCTGTCGTTGGGATAGTcggaactgctgctgctgctgccagttgctgcgCCCGCTCGATACTCGTACTCCTGATCCGCCTGCTGTTGATCCATCTCGTAGTCCAGCGCGTCCGTAGCCATTGCGCGACGACGCTCGTTGCTGGCCGCCTCGCTGCTCGTATCGCGACCAACTACTTTGGCCATTATTGCTATGCGAGAAAAAGGTTGAGGCATGAGCTGGAGCAGTTGCAAGTGTTGGAGCGCCAACTACTTACCGTAATCTCTTTTGCAGTATTTGTTGAGGTTTAATCTTTTGGTGctgattttgcattttgcgcaTTCTAGAAGCGGAGGAAAAGACGAATTAGTGAGTGTTGTAAATAAGTTTACAACTAGCAGCAGAcatagcaaacatttattgtattaaactaaaagcaacgcacacatgcataggcAGCCCttttgtctgtgtctgtgtctgtgtgtttacaatttaattgcaaaatttatgtctttatggccaatgccaattagcagcaacagcagatgcaacagttgcaacaacataAAGAACACGATCGGCATTACATTAATACATTGGCTaccccccagccccagccacaCCCCGCCCGCCTCTTTAGCTGGCATTGAACGCGCTGCTTTATGTAAACTAAATTTAGTcgtgcattttgttgttgatatttgtGTTTTcgcaatgcaaattgtttgttgattttagttgcaaattttgcattgttgctgccaatgtcacacacacacacgcacacacagacacataaacAAAGCCAAACGTGACACAATTGAAACGATCCGCAACGCATTAACTTTTGTATTAAACAAACGAGCAGCTGGGGGGAGGTGTGTGGGGTGTGCATATTGCCTAcatttcgtttatttatttatggctgcaCTTTCTACTAATCAATAAAGTGATTCACTTTCAATTGCCATATGCCAGCGAATAGAAAGAGATAGACATAGAGCGAGAAAGTTTTGCTTCCTATATTAAGTGGCCTAGCGATATTTATCGCAGCTATTTAAGTATAAAGAGCACTAGACACACCCACcaagagcagcaactaaaagataacaataaataaacatagaatatttgagtttaaaaataaatgcatggctgcttaaataaattctaataatatttaatatggcATAAATTGTCAATTTAGTAGCATAAACAGCAGTTTTAATGACTATACTTAAATGAAGTATTAAGAATTTTTGTGTTAAGCTGTTTAAATTTacgaaatttatgcaacaaaactatttaaaatagctgcaatttgcttgACTATATCAAGTTTTAGCGCCTTTGCTTGTTGAGTTATAAAGCAGAGCTCAAAAacgaattgaaaataatttcaaaaaaatgttaagaaaTAAACGCTGTTGatactttaaaataatatttagcagTGTTGAAAAGCttataaatgctataaattattcTATAAGTTATTACTATGttattttatcaaaataaacttatattgtttattaattttctttacaaaaataaagcatttacttaatatgcatttatttatttttaattgtaacttagaattaattctatattacaATAATGTAGTCTCAAGCTAATCtttatgttgaattttttatgagatttaaaaaaatttacttaacaatttgctttactttttaatactcccaatctataagcttatcaaattttaaaaatttaatttaatatatttttgtaattatttgcttttacatATTtcgcattaaataaatgcaaataaaatatgcattaaatttgtaatttcaaaGATTTGTgctcgctttgctttgttttaaatttaataagcggCGCATAAAAACATTACGCGCtatgttaaatgaaaatttatgacaATAAAAAGCGTGTTAACAGTTTTCTCAAACtgcacacgtgtgtgtgtatttgtgtgtgtgtgtgttggcaactAATCACGTATTTGGCTTGTAAGCGAACTTGTTAATGGCATgtcattaaattttgcatggAGCTTAGGCTCGTTCtccactcactcacacacactcacacacgttAAGGGTGTGCCAAAGGTTATggctctgtctgtgtgtgtgtgtgtgtgtgtgccaagcagtaaactttaaattaactcaaactcaacagaatttgaaattaatttaataagattatcaaattatatattcataattaatattcatGTCGagctgtcgctctcgctctgtctatGACCACGCCTACAATGTCCTTAAGCAGTGACAGCCAAAGGACCAAGTTTTTCGttagcgtatgtgtgtgtgtgtgtgtgtgtccgttCATTTGTCTAGTGCGCTGCTTGGTTACAAACGTGCAAACTTTAAGTTGAAGTTTaacttgaagctgctgctctaagttttgcgcttttctttgccattgacaaataaatttaactgactgcaaactgcaaagcGTGTGGCTGGGGGTGGGGATTGGTTGCCAAactgatttgcatttgatgaTGACAGCTTTGCTCGCTCTTCTGCTTGCTCGCTCAATGTGCATtttacttatgtacatatatttacttgTATTTAGTTATGAgagttgcctttgcctttgcctttgcctttgataGTTGCATATGCTTtccaacttgccacacaagcCACACAGGCACTCTTTGCATATGGAGCGGAGCGGAGAGGGGAGGggagcaacaaaagcattgaCTGCTGCCTTTTTGTGCCTTCAATGTTATCAGAGCTCTCAATGCGTTTACATTGCTTGGAGTGctctaatattttatgctctttGCTAATAGTTTTTGCAACTTGTCTAAACTTTTTTGTTCGTtcggacagcagcagcagcagaagtagATGAGTTTGAGCCAAGAATATTGaactaatttttatgcacTCAACAAAATATTGACAAAGCTGAGACTTTCATTGTTCACTTATAATTGCATATAAGCAATTAATCTTATCCTCTATTATTTCAAcatgctttgttttatttattttcattgttgttcATTGTTCATTGTTTATTCAAAGTCAGTAGcgtaaaattgaatttagtatgcaaaattcaaaaattggtttggatttttgcttttacttttataaaactgcaaaaagcCGCAGCTTTCAATTTTCAGTTTGAGAACGTTTCAATTGTGATAAAGATATTTGCCCAAAAGCTTTTCgaatattcaattaaacaacaaaaaatgtttttaaaatatataaaaattagtttgcagCACACGAATGTTAACAATTGCATAAAGAGCTATTAAAAAGTATTCAGcacaatatttgtaaataaattaagatttttcaagcagcagcaatgcgtATTGCTGAGTAATATCAacttgatttatatatattaaaatcgtaaagaaatcaaaacttaccaagcaaactaaatattCCAAACTATAAAATGTGCGCTACttgttttaaaacttttagctCAGTAAAGTctaaaaagttaaagctgcagttgtttgcaaattaatttaaagcttaattatttttatttaaatgtattaaaaccGTAATGAttataagttataaaaattacacgGTAATGattattttccaatttttaatatatagatatagatcaaatataataattatatttgagtAATTTCAAAAAAACTAAGACcataatcattatttttaataaaaaaaaaagaattctcaaaaataataattattaatgatttttatatttttcgcttaaaataaaactcaatagaaatttaatttttcccCGATATTACATATCCTTATAAAAGGACcacaaacaaatttagaaTTATACATTTTGGAATTTGTAAAGTCTGACTAAAGTTCTTAGAGTTTTTCTTtggctaataataaaaaatattcgcattcgttttataattaaattaaagctgaattatatttatttaaatgcataaaattccATGTTTTGGAATttgtggagtggagtggagatTTCTATGGCTGATAAAAAAATCTTTGcattcgttttgtttttattcaattgaaGTCAAAGCGCATTGATTTTGTATTATCTGCAGTCCAGCGAGATATCGAAAAGTACAGTTCAGCCAAACAGTATCTTGCCATTAATATAAACTCTGTGCACTTAGTGCATATTTAATCAACTTTCTTGGCCATTCAACTGATTTGCAACtgaaaattagcaacaaaagcaaattcattggctgctgcttaattcGCTTGCCTCGtgcattagcaacaaattgacttaaaaaagcaaaagcaaaacgcaaaacgcTTTTGCTTGGGCAAATAGTTGTATTGCAATTAGTGTCGGCAACTTGCCACtgtttgttgcaacttggAGGGGAGTCCAGTGTCCATTCatgaacaaattaaataaagaaactTTTCGCATTTCACTTTAAAATTtctgcagttgcttttgttacaccaaagtttgcgctgcttttaaaaCGCGCACATCCATGGGCGTGGCTGTTGGGGGGGTGTAGTATGATTTATGCCACAAATTcagcttgccacacatttCCATTTAAGCTCGAGCTGCAGCTTCGAAGTAACTAAAAAGTTGCGTGCAAACATTTGCGCTAACTGTTAAGTGCTGCCGCAcattgttgcaactgccaccaatacacatgcaacatgccacacagccagccagcactTTGAGTCGTCGCCCCCCCAACTGCACTTTAGCGGATTTGTGTTTTCTTAACCATTTGAAAGGATTACAAAGcgagttgcagcagcaacgcgtGTGGCAATaacttgtggcatgcaacaacaacaacaataataactacAAACAAGACAAACAGCACAAGCGTTTACAAGCGTTTGTAGTTGAGAATCTAAATAAATGAGCACTTACTTACCCCTGCCGCCCTCAGTGCGATAATATTGAGTTTGGGCGGCGCCTCCTCCGCCTCGGCcagcgccaccagcagcagctccagctggcGCCTCATTTGGCTCCGGCTCTGTATTCTGTGTGTCCAGCATGTTGATCATGCGTGTCGCTTGCTCTgcacataacaaaaaaatatgtcaaattAGTAAATAAGTCAGTCGagttataaatatgcagctaacTAGTCTAAGCGCTAGCCACTGGTAGCCAGTCTAAGCGTTAGCTCATTGCTttgtatgcaaagcaaataaagctGCCAAGCAGCTTGGCATTAAAAGTTGAAATAGAcaagcaaaacgcaaaaacTTTCAGCCCAGCCAAATCGTCTGGCAAGGGATTTGACTAGAGATTCCAGCTGAACCCGCCTATAACATATCAAGCATCCAACCCAGCTATAATTTGTGATCACATGACTGTTAGCTATAGATTATAGTATAAGATTTATCAAAACGCTTCCAATTTAGTGTTTTCCTTAACAGATTTGTCAATATTTGAAGCGCTTTATTAGAAAAAAATCCAAACAGCGTCTAATGAATTTTTggtgtatttttttatatttttatggttttttggctgcatttgGTCGGTTTCGGTAGAtgtacgttttttttttgtttttgcgcatagttttaattttaagcattataaAGAGTTGGTCGTTTTTTTTACTCCTATGCTTGATTTCCGTTATAATTTTTCGAGacatgtaaataatttacacttattgttagtctcgtaggcagaagattcaataaataaaagcaaagctatacaaatatgtatatatatatgtatattaattgctaaatttattaaacattcgACTTACTGCTGGCTTCTTCTATCTAGCTACCAGTAGTCAGCACATGCGTTAGTTCGAAATTAAAACTGAGCTAAGCTGTTGTTGGTTTCTATGTTCTATGCTACTCTACCTAATATCTTtttgtctatatatattttttaaacatttataaacattcGACTAACTGTCAAAGTAACTCATTTAATTAGTCGTGCCAATCACTAGTTACTAGTAGCTGCTACTAATGTAAGTTcgatttatattaaattatctcatatattttttaaggcGCACGATTTATGCAACAACTGAAAAGCAGCCAAAGTATCtcctatatataaaaaaacattgctctttgtataaatttaatttaatttcaatcttAAGCCATTTTcagttgctttagctttgctaaaaaaaattatatttgattatttttacaaatttgtggtaattatagaatttttttttgattttttgtaagCGAATTATATAGTCAATAcgattatttttcaaaattaattaaattgattagtAATTCTAATCGCAATTTAACAGCTATAATATAAGCTAAACAAGCTGCTcgactaaataaaaaaattactttcaatttcaaacgCTAATCAAGCAGCAGTAGCTACAAACTTTAGTTCAAACTTTTAAACTGAGCAGCGCTTTAACTTTGTTAGCgcagttttgaatttaattaaatattatttgtacattttgaTAACAATTGCTAAACAGCATATAGattaagaaatgaaaaaaacataaactaatCATACAAACCGAAAGCGAtctaaaagctgcagctgaatgcCTGTTAAATTagctttcattttaaataagttaaaacaacaagcaaatgcttGATAAAATATGAAACGCGCTAgatttgttgaaaatatatagaaaagcaATCAAACTTTAGTACAAACTGTTAACTAAGCAGCGCTTTAACTTTGTTAGCGCAGTtgtaactttaaataaatattatttgtacattttgataacaattgcttaatattaaaaaatataaatatctaaaGCTGAAGGCctgtttaaatttcaataaaataaaacaataaaatacaaaataaatgtgcaaaaaatgcagcacgcgctttaaaatttataaatattaattgcaactCAGTCAGCGCTActgctatatgcatatagtatatatattttctggTTAATTGCTGTGACTTACTGATGCAGGGCGCCTCGATGGAGCGACTCTGTAGATAGCCGCGCTGGCATTTGTTGCAGTTGAGGCCGGTGACGCCGTCCTTGCAAGGACATTGACCGCTGACACTGTCGCAGATTTTGCCAGATGAGCCAACCGAATGGCAATCGCAggctagaaaaaaaaaaacagagaagAACAGAATTAATGTGAGTAGAAGTGagtaaaagaaatgaaaagcaGTTGAAAGGCAGCCAAATACGCTTAATGCcaattgtagctgctgttttggcattggcagttgccagttgccagctgCTTGCCGTTGAGAGCTTAATTGAACCCCGGACGCACTTCAAAAGGCTTTAGCCACACGCAGCGAccagtggcagttgcaacaactgttGCTACTTGAATGTTACTTAAAGTTTTCGCTTTcaagtttttcatttgcattttccaGCTTGCCTCGCGCTCACAGCGGGTGCTGATTGCCCTGCTTTGGGGCCATtttattctgctgctg is part of the Drosophila busckii strain San Diego stock center, stock number 13000-0081.31 chromosome X, ASM1175060v1, whole genome shotgun sequence genome and encodes:
- the LOC108607194 gene encoding DNA topoisomerase 2-binding protein 1-B, which encodes MSAALDETICAYFVNNCKGQTESEKAALVQYEQALTVIREVLADTQLREIKPSHCAPLIAGGGLTKKDVFVLAQFEGDLFEQLQASKAQVLGPPCIVECVRKCEPIPLGSSAVYSTAMSGLQISASGINSQEKDELKKLINWMGGHYFQNFGRNVTHLISNTIKSNKYEHATLNGVPVMHVDWVHRVWDCSRADASTCAADKQFDKYRLPTFFNANITCSGLECERKDAIMRLVNENGGIYHRAFRSQLVDIVITEQSKTDTEKYKAALRFKKDILLPEWIFDSQERGYALPTKQYLVRPRKQVSTPTKPQHRDENQTLADTTQLTDISRISFISAGRRMGSDLSTVNETLSSNSGGGGGQLIKQATSQASQLYQQTLAEICPRRAKQAGAFLDGCCIYLSGFRAAERAKLNQVLNTGGAIRFDEPREGLTHIIVGQLAAEEYNQWQCEGLLGSVQLVRLDWLLECLNAGRIVSELPHRWSMPHAAGAAPDAASPASKRTLRSMNHSFKQPLAPRKQLFQQQQPEEQCTLAPEPEPEPELLTHYSQPQEPATPLPMASSTQLIKPPAEAAAATASGTLAALAYPDLSASTLSIDFDKLDYLTGTSVYVHEASFSSELYDQLISECKAAQALLVPPSYADPVDYAIASFEQLLDPATLPLQARHVVTELYLESCMKQNKLLLPPEYYHLPVPYNARRRPLQGLTIVVSIYAGLERDFVNTLAELLGAQLNKVFVKRERPLLVCSNPEGSKYEGALKWNFPVVTAHWLLECAERGEKLPFVGHLVGSSASDFPQSPAQRQSSRQRESETPQPTPTPAPAAEPEPVAAPELTPLRNPRVAELVTGQPKSKRRSSSGSGSSTPDSPHTPVQQRYNLNSPLAAGGACNFEFLEQVAQRLDTSAARNCVRQIIHEMREHQTPELERFRRQACTPVNRRSGARAAPGIPNFCLTPEFQQRMADDFERRWRLPKQQIKPDTPLAVIRQRVMRITCETLGIDYEEQEQQELPEQKQSEEEEQATQRRSKRSKPEPALGRLIFETETQPELAAPASPLVLATQSPRRSSAAGAAQAPDELASTINFDKISFEETTAGGGVTAAAAEAASSSDNSLELKQITDYLKSRESRRSSLKRDHDGQAKTELQYVQPFESEGFALAASEDVVGWRDPAEARRQSSNSGGSPRMRYPGTPCFSISSSEDEPKRLQLIERINALGGKVCQQLGNYDASCTHLLCERPNRGEKMLGCIAAGKWVLNIEYIEACHARGAFLDESFYEWGNPQALNLPTLSTEEQQIAAAAHRWRLDLSASGGGAFSSQRVILSLQERSLAAIGNVLQAGGATILQVHSPYSADADASSATHCYVDVKKSPLNPKDFAYLQKLGVRIMSQMCINSLLMSGRDANLDKYVLRQ